In Toxoplasma gondii ME49 chromosome X, whole genome shotgun sequence, a single genomic region encodes these proteins:
- a CDS encoding hypothetical protein (encoded by transcript TGME49_226380~Signal peptide predicted by SignalP 2.0 HMM (probability 0.798) with cleavage site probability 0.289 at residue 21~Predicted trans-membrane domain (TMHMM2.0):3-23:118-141) — protein MYPLTVYSILAVVGLSLVCRGIATEQVVAAAAKSNSEETVSTGIGESAEASPVNRPRPKPPSGDAKRANSVAVANTIIPRYGEASVDDTQRRGLARVTPRPRLRKSQRRSSSLSRRQRLLYKVGAVIIAVVGAAIAFKTWYSKRQYELRERAFCYTRGRADVAQALVDGLLTERHKVNILINRARQEESEAKGTAEHRELVKVREALEDFDVLLEKQRQNAEAQWSELSAAAAEIGNKIDVRTLVRTDPDKAQASEEGRLYQAKHFWQQLQPEEEALRGQLLPDVVRLEGEVREARDRDLPSLSMLYQQLEQANRRRVVSTVDDQLERLNRQLPHMVGMDPDYAEEHILYTQLPLRGPAYVRMSEDVLRQVQAEPKQT, from the coding sequence ATGTATCCCCTGACTGTTTACTCGATTCTTGCTGTGGTTGGCCTCAGCCTTGTCTGCCGAGGGATTGCGACAGAGCAAGTGGTCGCAGCTGCCGCCAAATCAAACTCCGAAGAAACCGTTTCCACAGGAATCGGCGAATCTGCAGAAGCAAGCCCCGTTAATCGCCCCAGGCCGAAACCGCCTTCAGGTGATGCGAAACGTGCTAATTCCGTGGCAGTCGCGAATACCATCATCCCCCGATACGGGGAAGCCTCCGTCGATGACACACAGCGACGGGGTCTCGCGCGGGTAACACCGAGACCTCGACTCCGCAAGTCTCAGAGACGGTCCAGCTCACTGTCCAGACGACAGCGACTGTTATATAAAGTTGGCGCGGTTATAATTGCAGTTGTAGGGGCGGCAATAGCCTTCAAAACCTGGTATTCGAAGCGTCAATATGAGCTTCGTGAACGAGCGTTCTGTTACACGCGTGGTCGCGCTGATGTAGCACAAGCATTAGTTGATGGACTTCTGACGGAGAGGCACAAGGTGAATATTCTCATCAATCGTGCCCGGCAAGAAGAGTCTGAGGCCAAGGGTACTGCTGAACACCGGGAACTTGTGAAAGTACGGGAAGCTTTGGAAGATTTTGACGTGCTACTGGAAAAACAGCGGCAAAATGCAGAAGCACAGTGGAGCGAGTTATCTGCCGCAGCAGCTGAAATTGGCAACAAAATTGACGTTAGAACCCTTGTCAGAACTGACCCGGACAAAGCCCAGGCGTCAGAGGAAGGACGCTTATATCAAGCAAAACATTTCTGGCAGCAGCTCCAGCCGGAGGAGGAGGCACTCCGAGGCCAGCTATTACCAGACGTAGTCAGGTTGGAGGGTGAAGTCAGGGAAGctcgcgacagagaccttcCTTCATTGAGCATGCTTTATCAACAGTTGGAGCAAGCGAACCGTCGGAGGGTAGTAAGCACTGTGGACGACCAGCTGGAAAGACTCAATCGACAACTGCCGCACATGGTGGGTATGGATCCAGACTACGCCGAGGAGCACATCCTGTACACGCAGCTTCCTCTCAGAGGCCCCGCCTACGTTCGGATGTCAGAGGACGTACTGCGACAAGTACAGGCGGAACCGAAACAGACTTGA
- a CDS encoding hypothetical protein (encoded by transcript TGME49_226390) has protein sequence MGNSQGSGRSRSSDSHSDVSRGKDEWIELDQDEACRFVSLEAPITDAVEFPYDNKPEHGAFLNSQGLRIHTYLWYPQAPHKGQKMGNPCQAQKQDQSGGNQESGLVHSLPRTSCGGLGRSSSSSGACDASLMPHRHSSCSPTRSGTALSSGMTVPASSTPVDFLRGKANVARSGTCDPPYPSSPASRSLLTRQSRLISSGRRALTLDAHGVVCGISPRPEQALLDKAEAVCGCRGVIVLLHGYCNHSRLAWLYKPLPPGHRRRDPTVVGYQTVLESSSSVSATVTLNGLFKPMAEEPTADSFTLSGVPTRTESGAKTAEGRESQLKPDRQGQAGNTANAPSTTGEEQTRKCHRADGSSEISGQERASVSWHAQYQGSWVEALNKAGFLVAAMDFQGHGLSEGWQGKRGSVNRLDDFAVDVIQFITIIRRRCQFLRRLYKHCMHQDDEYSNTFVGVKSGEDQRIEFERQTKSEQSRLWKRECQVAPTCSETQESRTVVGHGGVEEEEHPPIFLVGVSLGGWVAARTIQLLGDSRALAPLSSVCDPSEPLPPFPRILMQTAAASTRHSGASSVPPPLLFNNNFTPSISASLVSRKRQSSSSSTTPGASSSVDQPLAALTTGGVAGCVLLSPMLDLTVVKTTTKYHLYRHLIVRLADWTPNVVVSRPHQNAEYPYLEAYSQRDKYTYKGGSRMRMVREMFEGTDAILHPDCLALMSDSTCGALLVMHNLLDGVCGVEGTLRLFHGAKRIRDRSFLAVNAYVDGTSSIQCLTPADLVNGTTAAVVGGGKNDALHALASTLAKCGRPDALQPLHKIREGDRAAGGSIGDRGETQADEPREPAGVASAECRCVQHTLSECTCEAFARERTRSRHRPGAENNNSEPGSAVVNKDAGTEIVPNQTPFNAPADRMSDQRESMQRSIKAIGDSTSSAIKCLPCEDDEKRVLPRNLYVECNVEAVLIDKVRAYADPQLHGLDVYHSFPSEPDGGKILARVLQWLLQRARL, from the coding sequence ATGGGAAATTCCCAGGGGAGCGGCCGCAGCCGCTCGTCCGACAGTCATTCGGACGTCTCGCGCGGGAAAGACGAATGGATCGAACTCGATCAAGACGAGGCGTGCCGGTTTGTGTCTTTAGAGGCTCCCATCACTGACGCAGTGGAGTTTCCCTATGACAACAAGCCCGAGCACGGCGCCTTTTTGAATTCGCAGGGTCTTCGTATCCATACGTACTTGTGGTACCCTCAAGCGCCGCACAAAGGCCAAAAGATGGGGAACCCTTGTCAGGCGCAAAAGCAAGATCAATCTGGGGGAAATCAAGAGAGTGGCCTAGTTCATAGCCTTCCGAGAACGTCGTGCGGCGGCCTTGGTCgatcctcttcgtcttctggcGCATGCGACGCCTCTCTGATGCCTCATCGACACTCTTCGTGCTCGCCTACCAGATCCGGTACGGCACTGAGCTCGGGAATGACGGTGCCGGCCTCCTCTACTCCGGTAGACTTCCTcagagggaaggcgaatGTTGCTCGGAGTGGAACTTGCGACCCTCCGTATCCGTCCTCACCTGCCTCCCGCTCGCTTCTTACTCGGCAAAGTCGTCTCATCAGCAGTGGGAGACGTGCTCTCACGTTAGACGCCCATGGGGTGGTCTGTGGGATATCACCACGACCCGAACAGGCGCTTCTGGACAAAGCGGAAGCTGTTTGTGGCTGCCGAGGAGTTATTGTGCTTCTCCATGGTTACTGCAACCACTCTCGGCTTGCCTGGCTCTACAAGCCTCTGCCGCCTGGCCACAGACGTAGAGACCCGACGGTGGTGGGGTATCAAACCGTCTTGGaatcttcttcgtcagtgTCGGCAACCGTCACGTTAAATGGTTTGTTTAAACCTATGGCGGAAGAGCCCACGGCGGACTCTTTTACTCTTTCCGGTGTCCCCACGAGGACGGAGAGTGGTGCAAAGACAgcggagggaagagagtCTCAGCTCAAACCTGATCGACAGGGGCAAGCGGGGAACACCGCGAATGCGCCGTCGacgactggagaagaacaaacCAGAAAGTGCCACCGAGCTGATGGAAGCTCCGAAATAAGTGGGCAAGAGCGCGCGTCTGTGTCATGGCATGCTCAGTACCAAGGGAGTTGGGTGGAGGCGCTAAACAAGGCAGGCTTTCTGGTCGCGGCCATGGATTTCCAGGGACACGGCCTCTCTGAGGGCTGGCAGGGGAAACGCGGGAGTGTCAACCGTCTGGATGACTTCGCCGTTGATGTCATTCAGTTTATCACTATCATTCGTCGCCGCTGCCAATTCCTTCGTAGACTGTATAAACACTGTATGCACCAGGACGATGAGTACTCAAACACTTTCGTGGGAGTCAAGAGCGGCGAGGATCAGCGAATAGAATTCGAGCGACAAACGAAGAGCGAGCAGTCACGCCTCTGGAAGAGAGAATGCCAGGTGGCACCGACCTGTAGTGAAACGCAAGAGAGCAGAACTGTGGTGGGCCATGGCGGagttgaagaggaagaacatcCTCCAATATTTCTCGTAGGTGTTTCCTTAGGTGGCTGGGTAGCTGCAAGGACGATCCAACTACTAGGCGATTCCAGAGCTTtagctcctctctcttcagtttGTGACCCCAGTGAACCTCTTCCCCCGTTCCCCCGCATCTTGATGCAAACCGCAGCTGCTAGTACACGGCACAGTGGCGCCTCTTCTGTTCcgcctccccttctcttcaaCAATAATTTCACGCCCTCGATCTCagcttctcttgtctctcggaAGCGAcagtcctcttcttcttcaacgACTCCTGGCGCTTCTTCGTCCGTTGACCAACCACTGGCGGCCCTTACCACTGGAGGTGTAGCTGGCTGCGTGCTTCTCTCACCGATGTTGGATCTCACTGTTGTGAAGACGACGACTAAGTATCATCTCTACCGACACTTGATTGTCCGTTTAGCAGATTGGACACCGAACGTCGTTGTATCGCGGCCTCATCAGAATGCGGAATATCCATACCTGGAGGCGTACTCGCAAAGGGATAAGTATACGTATAAGGGCGGATCGCGAATGCGAATGGTGAGAGAAATGTTTGAAGGAACAGACGCGATCCTCCATCCAGACTGTCTGGCCCTCATGTCTGACAGTACCTGCGGGGCACTGCTAGTCATGCACAATCTGCTCGATGGTGTCTGTGGAGTAGAGGGAACTCTGCGGCTCTTTCATGGTGCCAAGCGAATCAGAGATAGAAGCTTCCTCGCTGTGAATGCGTATGTGGACGGCACTTCTTCTATTCAGTGCCTGACACCTGCGGATCTCGTAAATGGAACGACAGCGGCAGTTGTGGGAGGTGGAAAAAACGatgcactgcatgcactggcctCTACTCTCGCTAAATGTGGAAGACCCGACGCGCTTCAGCCACTTCACAAGATCAGAGAAGGTGACAGGGCGGCGGGAGGAAGTATAGGTGACCgcggggagacgcaggcTGACGAGCCACGCGAACCGGCAGGTGTTGCATCAGCAGAGTGTCGGTGTGTTCAGCATACCCTGTCGGAGTGCACGTGCGAAGCATTTGCAAGGGAGAGGACGCGCAGCAGGCATCGTCCAGGCGCAGAGAATAACAATTCAGAGCCCGGCTCGGCAGTCGTGAATAAAGACGCTGGCACAGAGATTGTTCCTAATCAAACTCCTTTTAATGCACCGGCTGACAGAATGTCGGATCAGCGAGAGAGTATGCAAAGGTCCATTAAGGCGATCGGGGACAGCACGTCTTCTGCCATCAAGTGCCTTCCTTgtgaagacgacgaaaagCGTGTTTTACCGAGGAATTTGTATGTCGAATGTAACGTAGAAGCGGTGCTCATCGATAAGGTGCGGGCGTATGCAGATCCGCAGCTGCATGGATTGGACGTATACCATTCCTTCCCGTCGGAACCCGATGGCGGGAAAATACTCGCTCGTGTTCTGCAGTGGCTTTTACAACGTGCAAGACTCTAG
- a CDS encoding hypothetical protein (encoded by transcript TGME49_226385) yields MKNILVNGCTSNKQSHVQIAAGSWFSFLRQDLGRRKLTNVTGESLSRSRTSPGDPIFTWRGLPVPGISTASRNIQACLTSEFHSPLFGHN; encoded by the exons ATGAAAAACATCCTTGTGAATGGCTGTACCAGCAACAAACAGTCGCACGTTCAGATAGCAGCAGGCTCAtggttttcctttcttcggcAAGATCTTGGCCGAAGAAAACTAACAAATGTCACTG GGgaatctctctctcggtctcgtACCTCGCCTGGAGATCCCATCTTCACTTGGAGGGGCTTGCCTGTGCCAGGGATATCTACCGCGTCTAGGAATATCCAGGCTTGCTTAACGAGTGAATTTCATTCCCCGCTTTTCGGGCACAACTGA